The sequence TCGTGAGTTGAGATTGTTGCTCAATGACTTGGGCGAGTAAAGTTTTAATTTGGGATGGTTGTAAAAAATTGATGATTGCATCACCGGCTGTGGCGTTGACAAAACTAGCGATCGTTACCAGGATGGTGTTGATAATTACCGCTGCTAGTCC is a genomic window of Fortiea contorta PCC 7126 containing:
- the csx18 gene encoding CRISPR-associated protein Csx18 codes for the protein MYISSRAALVRNLSVALLNGTVTLIILLIAPLGLAAVIINTILVTIASFVNATAGDAIINFLQPSQIKTLLAQVIEQQSQLTKKNKNTK